Proteins encoded in a region of the Paenibacillus wynnii genome:
- a CDS encoding sirohydrochlorin chelatase has product MKPGILIISHGSRDTAWVTIVEEAVSSLTLREEIPVAISFLELVEGRLIQDGVDKLEQAGVTDIMVIPLFVSSGSTHVDEIEYALGAKPEPERETDLELFTVKARVHYGYPVDDDPDIAIMVWDKLREVSEDPAKETILLVGHGSIHDGFRQRWQAGITSLAKRVREVSGVAAADYALLNPDNVRSKVEYWREQGHDVLLAPLFLSEGYFTKVVIPEKLEGLTYRYSGRTLLPHPLLPHWIERQVEILLERIRG; this is encoded by the coding sequence ATGAAGCCGGGCATACTCATTATTAGTCATGGCTCCAGGGATACAGCTTGGGTCACGATTGTAGAGGAAGCCGTAAGCAGCTTAACGCTGCGGGAAGAGATTCCCGTGGCTATTTCTTTTTTAGAGCTGGTAGAAGGTCGATTGATTCAAGACGGAGTGGATAAGTTGGAACAAGCAGGGGTCACAGACATTATGGTGATCCCCTTGTTTGTGTCTTCCGGGAGCACGCATGTCGATGAGATAGAGTATGCTCTGGGGGCTAAGCCGGAACCGGAGCGGGAGACGGATTTGGAGCTTTTCACGGTCAAAGCACGAGTTCATTACGGCTATCCAGTGGATGATGACCCGGATATTGCTATTATGGTATGGGACAAGCTTCGTGAGGTGTCCGAAGACCCGGCGAAGGAGACCATCTTACTGGTTGGACACGGAAGTATTCACGACGGGTTCCGCCAGCGCTGGCAGGCAGGTATTACATCGCTAGCCAAGCGTGTACGTGAGGTGAGCGGTGTTGCTGCGGCCGATTACGCTCTGCTGAACCCGGACAATGTGCGGAGCAAGGTGGAGTATTGGCGGGAACAGGGTCACGATGTACTGCTTGCACCGCTCTTCCTGAGTGAGGGATACTTCACCAAGGTTGTGATCCCTGAGAAGCTTGAAGGGCTGACCTACCGATATTCCGGTCGCACTTTACTGCCTCACCCGCTGCTTCCGCACTGGATCGAGAGACAGGTGGAAATTCTGTTGGAACGTATACGGGGTTAG
- a CDS encoding YerC/YecD family TrpR-related protein, translating into MQLKKLNDKSIDQLFEAILTLKNMEECYVFFDDLCTVNEIQSLSQRLEVARMLGKGSTYNQIEAETGASTATISRVKRCLNYGNDGYKLTLERLGR; encoded by the coding sequence ATGCAGCTTAAGAAGCTGAATGATAAAAGTATCGATCAATTATTTGAGGCTATTCTAACTTTGAAAAATATGGAAGAATGTTATGTGTTCTTCGATGATCTATGTACCGTTAATGAGATCCAATCACTCTCGCAGCGTCTTGAAGTTGCACGTATGCTGGGTAAAGGGTCCACCTATAACCAAATTGAAGCTGAAACAGGAGCAAGTACGGCTACCATTTCACGCGTGAAACGTTGCCTGAACTATGGCAATGACGGTTACAAACTAACACTTGAACGGTTGGGACGATAG